Sequence from the Mytilus galloprovincialis chromosome 10, xbMytGall1.hap1.1, whole genome shotgun sequence genome:
GTAGAACAACCATGTCCAGAATGTTTAAGATGCTCATGGCTGCTTCCGTTTCCGGTAGAATCGTACAAAATTTTACTCCATTTACACTTACAACTCCGTTTGTCCAAGTCTTATAGATGTATATAGTAAACGTAAATATCGAAAGAGAAATTACCAATGTTCTTGCTTTTCCAACATTGTTGCAGGTATGTGTCAAACAATGATTTTTAGGACAAATCATTATGATGAAACATGTAGCAATCATATgccaaaatgacaaaaatggaAAGAAATGGCTCATGAATATGACCATTTGACATAATCCGGGAACTCTGTATATTTCAATACCCTGATCCTTAATCCAAATAAAAAGTAAAGCCACTAAAAATCCAATGTCGCAAATTGCAATGGCTGCGACAATATGTGAGTGAAATCTTTTTCGTAATCGTGTTTTCAATAAAACCAGAGTTATGAACAGATTTAAAAGCGTTCCGAGGCAGATGATAACTGGaacataatatatgtataaatcATGTGCAATGGTTAGCAATGGTAGGATTGAATCGTCATATGCTTCATTGTCGTCTGCTAATGTGAAATTCCCGCTCATTCTTCTGCGTTCATATTCTCGTAGTTCTGCTAAGGAAACCCATAACGGCGTCATTGTTAATTACAACATGAACGTTTTCTTCTGTGCAGTTATTCAAGTTCTTTTCATTtctaaaaaaagataataaaactgTTACACATATTCTAATGCAACTGTTTTTGGTTCAACTAATAAGTTGGCTACATTAATAGAAGtattttgtttaatgtatttAAATTCAACATGATATATGGTCGTGGTTTTGTCCTTTTTAAAAGTGAGCTGACAATATTTTTTACAGCATGTACTATAATATTAACTGAAGAATACTAGCGTGGTATTATTATATAGTTAATGAGATAAGACATTACATTCTTGGAGTGGAAAATTTCTCATTAACCCTGCTTGTTAACACAAACCGTCAATGTAATTCATGAATGGATAAGTAAATCATAGCCGCAGGGAATATAGACGCTTAAGTAAATTCATTACTacgaaaatatatttttggtaaaGTGAATTATCTTTATGATATACAATAATATCGTAAAAGATTGAATGAATATGTCGACCTTACTTGGCACAGAAACTCTCTCAAAGCGGCAGTTCGTTCACTCATACCTGATTCCAAACACCCAGGATTGCCTTTGGTTTTAGAATCTGATAAACCACACATTTTCTCTCCCTACCGATACAAACATCACTTTGGATAAATTCTGTGCTATTTAATGATACAAACCAACATGAGCAATATATGGTGCAAAAATGTGGTGGTATTTCTGATGTCTCGTGTAGGGATAAggcaatacatttgtacatatgtgTGTTTTCGGCATCATTTTAGATTTTACCCGCTATTTATCAAACAACACCTCTTTCAAGATGTCACCCGTTATTCAATTTGATAGACCTACCCTGATATTGCATGAAAAATTGCTACTGGGGTAACATTTAGTTTAACAATAAACCAATCAATCTACTCTGTTGTACGCCATCTGCCGtagtgtatttttttaaaagattagaATTAAGTTGCCTCATAAGGCaaattgttatacattcataAATTCTGTCGAGAAAATAAGCAACATAAAACATGACCTTGATACAAGTAATTTACCAATTAGTATCCTTCTCTAATGTTGTTTGGCTGTAATTTATTATCTACGTATACGAGAAAGAGTCCAACATTATAAGGGGAATGACACTTAATTAATACTTTTATAGTTTATTAGATAAGGTCAATTACTTTTATAGACCAGAATATTTTGTGTGATTGCTGTTCGTTTAAACCTACAATACATTTATGAATGGATCAGAAACTTGTAATACCagtgaattttgatattttagcttaaaatgtatatacaactacaaacacaacttttttttataaaggaaatAACCTATGAAACATATATGAAACAACTTGTAAAAGATTAAATTGCTTTtaacttcggtactgacatgatttataacaattcTTTCTGTAGATACCAATCTATAAATTTCATACGTTCGAGGCGTGTTTTTTTCTGGATTTAGACAACATTCAGAGCTGTATATTTGAAAGCTAAAGTTGTATAGGAACAGACACAATTGAAGAGCTAACACTGTTTATTACATATGTTAGATGCAATAACAcgaataagtgaaattaggcattaagcttaaatcctaggcaataaacTAACGCCTAGGCATAAAGTTattgcctgaaaatttcaggcattAGGCTTATATTATCTGAAATCTGATGgtgattattcatcctattgccgaacataattttaggcaataattaaactctggaatttatgcatatttggtgatttattcttgatataaagtCGTTTTTGAATTATATtcctaatattacatgtataaatatacattcatttgataGATCTTCAAAGTAAGCAAGTTTAGTAATTTTAGCAGTAAAAAGACAGAATTAACTCATACAAATACATTCATGTTTTCgtggtattacaaaatattaaaaacttaaaaaaaaagtgattgtatccaattaaaaaagggggagactcatgtataatatttatttgaaaatgtgtaCACTTCACTAGTCGAGCTGGTTTTAACTGGTCAAAAGTTGACAAAATGTAGATAAGATATTTGCTCACATcactttcaattttttgtttgttagatGAGTAAATTTTCATTGTTCACAGTTCCGcaacttgtgataacaaaatgattttcacacaaatttctatcaagttttcatattttataaattattacttgatgcgttttaatataaataacacattttaTTAGTGATTAATttctggtctcttgtgaacagttgtcttattggcaaacataccacatcttatttttttacgTCTAGGATTACACTGGGTTCTGTAGTTTTGTATtggtaaaattataatttttcaaaggACGATATCAAGTAAAATCGTTAAAGTACTCAGTATTTACtatttatatgaaagatgcaCGAGATTTGTCTTCGAACTTTTAAGTATGAAACCGTGACACTTCGAATTCAGTTCCCTGAAAGCATATAATGATTTTACCGATTATATATTTAGAGTTTGTTTGTTCAATTCTTATATATAACGTAGTTACCTTTTtgacttttgttttgtttcaaagagtTTAAATGTAGAATTatgatatcaaaataatattttttttaatgattaatcgttttttgaattaaaattgttggttaaatttgatacaatatttcatttttttcatttgctatcTATTTTCGTTGATACATCCTAGCTAAGATAATTATAAAAGAGGGGCAACAGATACctgaggaacagtcaaactcataaattgaaaataaattgacatcatggctaaaaatgaaaaagacaagcagacaaataatagtacacaagaaacaacacagaaaacaataCGAAGCCCACCAAAAAAGGACATCTTTAAGGACCGAGCTTAGAacagtttcgataaacaggccTCAGTTCTCAAAatgttattatgtaacaaatatatttttatctaaatCAATAAGTGTCTTTTATatacattcatttatattttaggcatcctaggatttaagactaatgcctaatatcatttaggcaatagacttactgccttaattttgaattgataaagTCAACACCATCGAGCAGATTTTACCTTAAATTATGTTTTTGACTATATTTTGAATGTCATTTTGGTCATTCAGCTCTTTAGGTGTTTTGGTTCTTGTTCACATTTTGCTACAGagtatttggctttgagcgttcatCTTTAAATTAATCTAGAAAAGagcattttttgtacataaaatcgAAATCGGCagtttttttctcgtttgaattgttttccattgtcatttcggggctttttatagctattatgcgatatgggctttgctaattgttgaaggccgtacggtgacctatagctattagtttcggtgtcattttggtatcttgtagagagttgtcttattgtcaaTCGTACCACACTTTTTTTGTATATTCGGAGGCATCAAGTTTACACAGTGCtgttactggttttttttttgttatcatctACATATAAGTCATAGAAACACCCCTATATATAGATAAAGGCTTCAGCTCagtttcattgttttatttcaaagatCAAGAATCGCACGGGTTCgagtatatacattgtacactTAAAGCTATTTCGCTGCTGTCAAGTTTATGTTTGTCCGTTTATTATAAATTCGTACCGTTTATGTTTACATACCATTCTGCACCTattgtaaataatgataaaaaactGTAGGTTTTACAATTCTTAATACATTAATCATGTTTAAGATACTAGATTTTGCCGGCGAAAATATGCATAAAAATTGCATTGAACCAATTAAACTACGTCAATGTCCTTTAAAGGTTAGCTGACTAATTATAAGTGACAATCTATTTGTTTCAACATAAATGGAAACAAATACCAATATCATACGAGGAACAGCACTGTTATGGTGTAATAATAGTTTAGGAGTATGTGTAATTTCATCTATAGAACCAATCAAGATTTGTCATAGCTGTTCGTGCATACCAACAATACTGTAAATGAATGGATAATGAAATCTTAACCTCGGGGGATATAGATATTGATGTAGATCTATTACTTCTAATAAAAAATTATCTAGTAACTAGAATAACCAGAATGAACAATAATGTACCGTAATAAGATTAAATTTGTATTTCCTGATATTATTTGCAACTAGGTCAAAGAAACAGCTAAATGTGTAGGTTATCAATAACAGATACTTTTTTCGCCCTACAACGTCGTGTTTTAGCTGCTACCACATACATTTTAAGATTGCGGATTTTTATACAGGGTACATGCTTTTAAAAACGAGGAAAACTTTGGAAAATATTCGTATCCAATTGAAAACAGTTATTGAACACACGAACTGAACGGTTTGCTGCAGGTAAAACACAAGTGCAAGTGTATAGAATGACGAAGAAGCTCTCCGGTatggtgggttcgtgttgcttagtcttttctatgttgtgttgtctATACTGTTTGAATGCCCGTTCGATACATTTCGCCTCTATTCCGTAACATTGACATTTCGATtgttttccttcaaatttttGGACATTATCCTATGCATTTGGCAAGTGAGAGTGCTTTTATCTTTCTGGGTGATCTTATATGTTTTTGTCGGGTGTAAGTAAGATGTTTGTTATAAACAGAGGAGAGATATTGGTACATCAATTCGTCTACCAGTTATGGATTAAAAGAGTTTGGCAAATGTACTTTATTGAATATTAATAGAAGTAATTCACTAAACCAGTTTATTGTCAGTGTCTGACCATTACAGATATGAATgcatacaaatgtattataatgcCCATTATCTTGTAACTTATTGTTCTCATTGTTATTACAAAGGTTtcctatatttttatataataatcaaGCGTACAATCGATAGAGTTCAGCTCTGTTTTACCGAAAAATGCAATTAAGACTTTCTGAATTTGTGCGTATTTAGCGCTGTCTTGGAACATCTGATTGCTACACCAATGTTATCGGAGGAGTTGGCTGTTAGTGTctaatattgtatttcattcttttaattctttttcatttAACTTTAAATGTTCTCCCACTACGAATGTTTGTGAATGTGTAATCAGTTTTTTACGGAtccttttttattatcttttattgTCATTGTTCTCcaaaataaatggtgtttaaccTTAAAACAGAATTTTATTggtttctatatgtcatattgaGCAAGATAAAATCCTAATAAATAATGGGGATTGATTTGCAAAATACCCGATATTGACAATATAAGACATTAATATTCAACTGGAATTAAAGAAAAGAGATCACAAACAAATTATTTAGAAGAAGAAAAGATAACGGTAactaaaatcatcatagataccaggaatggAATTTTGTATTCGCGCAAAACGTgtgtttgtctacaaaagactcatcagtgacgctcgaataaaaaaaactttaaatggtATATCGATGGAAACAAATTATGAAGTTGAGATCTATCTGTTCTTTGTGCCTATTCTCATGGTATATGACCTGTCAATGTAACCAAGAAGCCCCTCTTATCATATTCGTTATGAAAACAACGAATTTTATTTTTTCCGTATGATTCTGTTAGTACCAAAGATAGGTCATTTTATCGATATGATCTATTTTATGGACAGCACAACCAAAAACTCAATCTGACAAATGTAATTACGAAGTCTAACAAATGATTTAGAGTATTCATTATCTTGTAACTAATGTGTTCCATTATAATTGCAAAGgcttcatatatatttttgtatgtagtGTTCAATCATACTTTGGATTGAAACCAGTTgaacaagaaaatgaaaaacaatcaaagattttatatattaaatgcatTCGAACCGAATACTGGCACTTTTTAACATCTTCAATACCATATCCCCTTATTTTGATACTTTTAGTGCatggtgtttttttcttatgAAAACGATTATATTTTCAATCAAAGTCGTCGATCTTTagcacatatacatatatatatatacatgtatatatattaataaactaTCAACTAAAGACTATTTTGCATATTATATTGAATTAAGTCAAATGAACATCAACATACAAATGAGAAGATTTGGCAAGATTTTCAATAAGGCAATTATCCTCCCAAAACCTAAAACGTGAACATTCaccgaccttcaacaatgagcaaaacatataACGTAGTAGCACACACACCCACATTTTACATTGAGAAATAAAGTCATTTGTAACTAAGAAATACTCTGAACCTTCTGACAATTAAAAGACGGAAATATTCGAAATGATTAAACCAACATTGTACCAAACCATATAAAGTATACCAAACATGAAAATTATTCCGAAAATGCAGATGAAAAATTCAAATCaattcaaatatgtcaatttcattgcttatttatgtttatgtttgtaCTCCTAACCCTTTCTATGAATGCACGGAGATGGATTATACATTTTTCTATTTAACTAATTAGGATTAGTACACATAAATAAATAAGGTTGAAGTGCAAATTTGTCTTACTCAATCAAATCGTGTTTCCAAATAATCAAATTTGATTCCAAAATTTATCGCTTTTCATACTAACAGTACAACAActtttcaacttatattaatttaaaactgAGTTAGAGGACCTAGCTCGAAAGGTTTCCgataaataatttcaatttgttttcacCATTCAATATTATCTAGAATTACACaaagtgtatcaccagcccagtagtcagcacttcggtgttgacatgaatatcaattatatggtcattgtttataaatacaaattatcCAAAACTATAATTTTTCGAAACACCAAGGATTTTCTTTTTcgaggcaaagattaccttagccgtatttggcacctcTTTTTTGGGGAATTCTGGGTTTTCAATGCTCGTcatttttgttcttgtttggctttataactattttgagcGTCACTTTTGTCGACGGAACGCGTGTCTTGCGCGCGCGTAttcaattataagcctggtacctgggataactaattatataattTGACCTTGACTTGTTTTTATCCTATTTGAACATCAATTTACTAAACTCATCATACATGTGAATactttgattgaaattttgtatttgcaccaaaCGCGCGTTTTGTCGTCAACAATAGATTCATCAGTTACTGGTAATTTACTTTCATTGTACTGTTGCCTACGTATTACATGGTATGATGTCTCTACATAATGTTCAAAAACGTCTTATATCTTATATAAGTACGTGTGTACCCCACACCTTCTTTGAATAAATGCTTGGTTCTTAAAGTTTGTAAACCTCGTCAATCAGTTCTAGATTCATAAGACTAGAACATGTCATTAACTTCGGTATAAAAAAACATAAGTCATCACACAATGCGTTAATAAGACCAGTAAATTATAACCAGCTGTCTCGTGGAATCCGAATGTTCATTGCATGAACAAATAACGTGTTACTGATATgctaattacaaattttataaacagtatTTATTTTTCGGTAACAATCTCCATAATATAAAAAggaacatagaaaaaatattttacctgGTTATTCTATTATAATTTACagtttaatatttgttcataGTATACTTTCTTATGCATAACAATTTGAGCGTTCTTCTTAATGATGgttttatgaataaataaataaaaaaaaaaatcaagatagcACTTTATCTTATAGTACAATAACAAACAAACTTCCGGATTATGTGTTACGATGACAACATACAGCGATAACATTTACATTTCAGAATGTACTGTTTACCGCAAAAGTAGGTTCCAAATCCTCGAGGTTTATATTTATAAACCTGTCTAGTAAAATGCATGCCAACAAAACTTCCTTTGTCCACCCAAACATAGAACGGACGGATGGCTGTTCAGTACTGGATTAAAAAAAAGTACTACAGTAAGcttgaataaacatgataaacatgatacaTGACCGTTTTACATAATGCTTTactgtataaataaaaatatgtgaacACAAATATGGACCTCCGTGTCCGAGTGGTCTGTGAAGTCGAACATTATTATTGCTAGCcggtcaacactgaggttgtgggtTTAAATCCCGCACGTTCCAGTGCGATCTATTAAAACTTTATTGACTAGGACTACCGATGGTAAGTTCTCTCTAATTCTCAGTCTATCAGCTCCCcctaaaaaaagaagaaaaagcaACACACGCACGATAGATTGCATTACATTAAAAGTAGTGTTGAACATAATTAAACGATTAcaagtatatttttgtttacggATACAGTGCTTTAAACTTTCAATTAGATAAACGCTGTTGACAAATTGATTTATAAACATTGACAGGAAATGGTCATGTAGCTAATGATCAGGTTAACTACACGTCAGATAAATATTACCAAAGAAACAATTGTACAAAAACAGATAATTGAGCCTCAAGATAATAAGATAATTTTGAAACGTTCAGATATAGAATACAGTGTAGAAATTCAACGGAAGGCTGAAAAAAAGATCTCGAGTGATAATACATGGTACGGTGAATTACATTGAAAGGGGACTAGCCAAGACAAGCATAATTATAAAAATACCTAAGGGTCAAGCAAAAATCATACAGCAAAACGGGATGGAAAATAACAAAAGAGTCAAACAGCTTAACACTGAAAACTAATCGGGGGAAAAAACATCCCAGATCTCAGAGCTACATGAATTATAATTAGGGGTAATTTTTTACTCTAGTTATTGGACaagacatattttttaatatagtAAATTATGAAAATCGATTGAACAagctaaaacaaataaaatcatacaGGCGTACGAGGTTTTGAATGttataaaatcatattatatttacTGGTTTATTGTGTTGAGGGGTTGCCCTCTCCTTGACATTTGGTCTCATTACCTCCTAATCGTACCCGTATActtgaaagaaaaaaaggtaaatgaaCATCTTGTTTGTATATGGTACTTAAAtagatatttaagaaataataccTTCTTCATTATTGAGTTAAccaagctatttttctat
This genomic interval carries:
- the LOC143049135 gene encoding uncharacterized protein LOC143049135; its protein translation is MTPLWVSLAELREYERRRMSGNFTLADDNEAYDDSILPLLTIAHDLYIYYVPVIICLGTLLNLFITLVLLKTRLRKRFHSHIVAAIAICDIGFLVALLFIWIKDQGIEIYRVPGLCQMVIFMSHFFPFLSFWHMIATCFIIMICPKNHCLTHTCNNVGKARTLVISLSIFTFTIYIYKTWTNGVVSVNGVKFCTILPETEAAMSILNILDMVVLLLLPFFLLIFFQILTVINFILKTVVTKSIGRSYLCRDYFKVIFAYSICFHIFVGPGCISKILVLFRMTHDKTPTYNFKDIIIENFIQYIFYTYFAIKPLVYMIVSRSFRYHFKELITKAKQTINITRTLVTNSQSQEQTLL